Proteins co-encoded in one Pseudorhizobium banfieldiae genomic window:
- a CDS encoding SDR family NAD(P)-dependent oxidoreductase yields MDAARKLEGRHALVTGAGSGIGAAIATALVEAGARVTLAGRRAEPLKALAERLGASQVHVAHGFDVTSETAVAEGMITARAAFGPVDILINNAGEAPSAPFEKTSLDMWNHVLAVDLTGAFLVTQAALPDLKSRGDGARIINVASTAGLTGYAYVSAYTAAKHGVIGLTRSLALELAKTGITINAVCPGFTDTPLIAQAIETIVAKTGRSREDAMKGFTKSNPQGRLIRPEEVADAVLWLASPAAASINGQAIAIAGGEVLAG; encoded by the coding sequence ATGGATGCAGCGCGCAAGCTTGAAGGGCGTCATGCGCTGGTAACGGGTGCCGGCAGCGGCATCGGTGCTGCCATCGCGACCGCGCTCGTCGAGGCCGGTGCGAGGGTCACCCTGGCCGGACGCCGCGCAGAACCGCTGAAGGCGCTCGCCGAAAGACTCGGCGCCTCGCAGGTTCACGTGGCTCATGGCTTCGACGTCACAAGCGAGACGGCTGTTGCGGAGGGCATGATAACCGCCCGCGCCGCATTTGGTCCCGTCGACATCCTCATAAACAATGCCGGAGAGGCGCCCAGCGCTCCATTCGAGAAGACCTCGCTGGACATGTGGAACCACGTCCTCGCGGTCGACCTGACTGGAGCCTTCCTCGTCACGCAGGCTGCCCTTCCAGACCTGAAGTCGCGCGGCGACGGTGCCCGTATCATCAACGTCGCCTCCACCGCGGGCCTCACCGGCTATGCGTATGTTTCGGCCTATACCGCGGCAAAGCATGGCGTCATCGGCCTCACGCGTTCGTTGGCGCTGGAACTTGCGAAGACGGGTATCACCATTAACGCAGTCTGCCCCGGCTTTACCGATACGCCGCTGATCGCGCAGGCGATCGAAACAATCGTCGCGAAGACCGGCCGCAGCCGGGAAGACGCGATGAAGGGATTCACGAAAAGCAATCCGCAGGGACGGCTGATCCGGCCGGAAGAAGTCGCAGACGCGGTTCTGTGGCTGGCATCGCCCGCCGCGGCTTCGATCAACGGCCAGGCGATCGCAATCGCCGGCGGGGAGGTATTGGCAGGATGA
- a CDS encoding MarR family winged helix-turn-helix transcriptional regulator has translation MENDAASADLELIVHGPAGAAKPETRLWLRMLSTTKLITTEIRRRLRTEFGATLPQFDLMAQLYREKNGLRLGELSRRTMVTNGNVTGLVERLESDGLVKRVTPDRDRRVTVAQLTPAGAKLFAAMAVAHEAWLRDLMADVDRAMVAELWSDIGKVKTSVRNHLSGSEFE, from the coding sequence ATGGAAAACGATGCCGCGAGCGCGGACCTGGAGCTGATCGTGCATGGTCCCGCGGGCGCGGCCAAGCCCGAGACGAGGCTGTGGCTTCGCATGCTCTCGACCACCAAGCTGATCACCACCGAAATCCGCCGTCGGCTGAGAACGGAGTTCGGCGCGACGCTGCCGCAATTCGACCTCATGGCGCAGCTCTACCGCGAGAAGAACGGCCTGCGTCTTGGGGAGCTGTCCCGCCGGACAATGGTCACCAACGGCAATGTAACCGGGCTGGTGGAGCGGCTTGAATCCGACGGACTGGTCAAACGCGTCACGCCGGATCGTGACCGGCGGGTTACGGTCGCGCAGCTGACGCCAGCGGGGGCAAAACTCTTCGCGGCCATGGCCGTCGCCCACGAGGCGTGGCTTCGTGACCTGATGGCCGATGTCGACCGCGCCATGGTCGCCGAACTGTGGTCGGATATCGGCAAGGTCAAGACTTCGGTCCGCAACCATCTCTCCGGCTCTGAATTCGAATAG
- a CDS encoding glutaminase: MENLQSIVDEIHHALLPRLGEGKVADYIPQLAHIDPKKFGIAVTDVDGVVAKAGDCDEPFSIQSISKVFTLTLALGKHGENVWKRVGREPSGSAFNSIVQLEHEEGKPRNPFINAGAIAVSDLILAGHTPREAIGEIVRFVQYLADDDGIAIDPAVAKSEAATGYRNIALANFMRGFGKLDHPVDHVLGVYFHHCALAMTCTQLAHSGLFLAAAGRNPLTGHTVVSRQRARRINALMLTCGHYDGSGDFAYRVGLPGKSGVGGGILAVAPGKASIAVWSPGLNHNGNSLVGSLALEMLAHRTGWSVFGP, from the coding sequence ATGGAAAACCTGCAGTCCATCGTGGACGAGATCCATCACGCTCTCCTGCCGCGGCTTGGGGAAGGCAAGGTCGCGGATTACATCCCGCAACTGGCTCATATCGATCCGAAAAAGTTCGGGATCGCCGTGACGGACGTGGATGGGGTGGTCGCCAAGGCGGGCGATTGCGATGAGCCCTTCTCGATCCAGAGCATATCCAAGGTCTTCACCCTGACGCTGGCACTCGGCAAGCACGGTGAAAACGTCTGGAAGCGGGTGGGGCGGGAGCCGTCCGGATCGGCCTTCAATTCCATTGTCCAGCTGGAGCACGAGGAAGGCAAGCCGCGCAATCCGTTCATCAATGCGGGCGCAATCGCGGTCAGTGACCTGATCCTCGCCGGCCATACGCCAAGGGAGGCGATCGGCGAGATTGTTCGCTTCGTCCAGTACCTCGCGGACGATGATGGCATCGCGATAGACCCTGCCGTTGCCAAGTCCGAGGCGGCGACAGGGTATCGCAACATCGCTCTCGCCAACTTCATGCGGGGCTTCGGGAAGCTCGACCATCCGGTCGACCACGTCCTCGGCGTCTACTTCCACCACTGCGCGCTGGCCATGACCTGCACGCAACTCGCGCATTCCGGACTTTTCCTTGCGGCAGCCGGGCGCAACCCGCTGACGGGCCATACGGTGGTATCACGCCAACGGGCTCGGAGGATCAACGCGCTGATGCTGACCTGTGGCCACTACGACGGCTCGGGCGATTTCGCCTACCGCGTGGGCCTTCCGGGGAAGAGCGGAGTGGGTGGCGGCATTCTTGCCGTTGCGCCGGGCAAGGCGTCCATCGCCGTCTGGTCTCCCGGCCTCAACCACAACGGAAATTCGCTGGTCGGCTCGCTCGCGCTGGAAATGCTGGCGCATCGCACCGGCTGGTCCGTCTTCGGACCCTGA
- a CDS encoding enoyl-CoA hydratase family protein: MSTASMAGHLRPFKDYQAQHFLWEVSTDGRVATIRLNRPDRKNPLTFESYAELRDLFRDLAYASDVRAVVLTGAGGNFSSGGDVFEIIEPLTQMAMPDLLAFTRMTGDLVKAMKKCPQPIVAAVDGICAGAGAILAMASDLRLATPEAKTAFLFTRVGLAGADMGACGILPRIIGQGRAAELLFTGRAMSASEGHAWGFYNALHAADAVEAEALKLAQSLADGPWFAHTMTKTMLNQEWAMGIDEMIESEAQAQAVCMATKDFRRAFEAFADKRKPVFEGN, encoded by the coding sequence ATGAGCACGGCTTCCATGGCAGGGCACCTTCGCCCGTTCAAGGATTATCAGGCGCAGCATTTCCTCTGGGAGGTCAGCACCGACGGGCGGGTCGCCACGATCCGGCTGAACCGGCCGGACCGTAAGAATCCGCTTACCTTCGAAAGCTATGCGGAGCTGCGAGACCTGTTCCGCGACCTTGCATATGCTTCGGATGTTCGCGCGGTGGTCCTGACCGGAGCCGGCGGCAATTTTTCGTCTGGCGGTGACGTGTTCGAGATCATCGAACCGCTGACGCAGATGGCGATGCCGGACCTTCTCGCCTTTACGCGGATGACCGGAGATCTGGTCAAGGCGATGAAGAAGTGCCCGCAGCCGATCGTCGCGGCGGTGGACGGCATCTGCGCCGGCGCTGGCGCCATCCTCGCCATGGCCTCCGACCTGCGGCTTGCGACGCCCGAGGCGAAGACCGCTTTCCTCTTTACCCGCGTGGGTCTTGCCGGTGCGGACATGGGCGCCTGTGGTATCCTGCCGCGCATCATCGGCCAGGGCCGTGCCGCCGAACTCCTCTTCACCGGCCGCGCCATGAGCGCCTCGGAAGGTCACGCCTGGGGCTTCTACAATGCGCTTCACGCGGCGGACGCCGTGGAGGCCGAGGCACTGAAACTGGCGCAGTCGCTGGCGGACGGACCGTGGTTCGCCCACACGATGACCAAGACCATGCTGAACCAGGAATGGGCGATGGGCATCGACGAGATGATCGAGTCGGAGGCGCAGGCGCAAGCCGTCTGCATGGCGACCAAGGATTTCCGCCGCGCCTTCGAAGCCTTTGCTGATAAGCGCAAGCCCGTCTTCGAGGGGAACTGA
- a CDS encoding 3-hydroxyacyl-CoA dehydrogenase NAD-binding domain-containing protein — MEAAAILFSDAVRGEIHDGVLVVTIDNPPVNALSADVRAGLVAALDRAGGDAGILGLLITGAGKTFIGGADIREFGQPPAEPNLPTVIERIEHSAKPTVAAINGAALGGGLEVALGCHYRVASSATQMGLPEVKLGIVPGAGGTQRLPRLIGIPASIDLIGSGRSVKAKEAHELGLIDEIADAGLQEAALAAVRRNTGQDPRRTGQLAVPATDSAAVEKAKTRILAKARGQQAPAQAVRLVEAAARPLAEGMADERATFLKLRESSEAAALRHVFFGERQASKVEDLEGVSPRPVETIGIVGLGLMGSGIAVAALAAGYRVIGLDRDDEAAARGGERILGLLQKNLSARRIDQTAFDAQETRLSVTAADADLALCDLVIEAVFDDLGVKIDLFRRLDKVIRPDAILATNTSYLNPDEIAAATAHPERVLGLHFFSPAHVMRLLEVVRCARTAPDVLATGLAVAKRLRKLAIVTGVTEGFIGNSIFSAYRREAEFLLEDGALPHEIDAALEDYGFPMGLFAVYDMAGLDIAWARRKRQAVTRDPSERYVEIADRLCEAGRLGQKAGRGWYAYPEGKRQVDPVVTEIIAQCRASKGITPRSFTATEIVDRLLAAMAAEGRKLLEDGIAARESDIDLVMINGYGFPAHKGGPMFAAAQTPR, encoded by the coding sequence ATGGAAGCCGCCGCGATCCTTTTCTCCGACGCCGTACGCGGCGAGATCCATGACGGCGTCCTCGTCGTCACCATCGACAATCCGCCGGTCAACGCGCTCTCGGCCGATGTCCGCGCCGGCCTCGTGGCGGCACTGGACCGTGCCGGTGGTGACGCCGGTATTCTTGGGCTCCTCATCACGGGGGCCGGCAAGACCTTCATTGGCGGCGCCGACATCCGTGAATTCGGACAGCCGCCGGCGGAGCCGAACCTGCCGACGGTCATAGAGCGGATCGAACACTCTGCGAAACCAACCGTCGCGGCCATCAACGGCGCAGCCCTCGGAGGCGGCCTGGAGGTTGCGCTCGGCTGCCACTACAGGGTGGCGTCTTCGGCTACTCAGATGGGGCTCCCCGAAGTGAAGCTCGGCATCGTGCCGGGTGCGGGCGGTACCCAGCGCCTGCCCCGGCTGATCGGCATCCCTGCGTCAATCGACCTGATCGGCAGCGGCCGCAGCGTGAAGGCGAAGGAAGCGCACGAACTCGGCCTGATCGATGAAATCGCGGATGCCGGCCTGCAGGAGGCAGCCCTTGCGGCCGTTCGGCGAAATACCGGCCAAGACCCGCGCCGGACCGGCCAATTGGCGGTTCCGGCTACCGACAGCGCCGCCGTCGAAAAGGCGAAGACGAGGATCCTTGCCAAGGCACGCGGTCAACAGGCACCCGCCCAAGCCGTCCGCCTCGTGGAAGCGGCCGCGCGGCCGCTCGCCGAAGGCATGGCCGACGAGCGGGCCACCTTCCTCAAGCTCCGCGAGAGCAGCGAGGCGGCCGCATTGCGCCATGTATTCTTTGGGGAACGGCAGGCATCGAAGGTTGAGGATCTGGAGGGTGTTTCCCCTCGCCCCGTCGAGACCATCGGCATCGTCGGCCTCGGCCTAATGGGAAGCGGCATCGCAGTCGCCGCACTCGCTGCCGGCTATCGCGTGATCGGGCTTGACCGGGACGATGAGGCAGCGGCCAGGGGTGGCGAGCGCATTCTCGGGCTTCTGCAGAAGAACCTCTCCGCCAGACGGATCGATCAGACGGCCTTCGACGCACAGGAGACCCGCCTCTCGGTCACGGCAGCCGATGCCGATCTTGCTCTTTGCGATCTTGTCATCGAGGCGGTGTTCGACGATCTCGGCGTCAAGATCGATCTCTTCCGCCGCCTGGACAAGGTCATCCGGCCTGACGCCATCCTTGCCACCAATACGAGCTACCTCAACCCGGACGAGATCGCCGCTGCTACCGCTCACCCGGAGCGCGTGCTTGGTCTGCATTTCTTCTCGCCGGCCCATGTCATGCGGCTGCTGGAGGTCGTGCGCTGCGCCCGCACGGCGCCCGACGTTCTGGCGACCGGGCTTGCGGTGGCGAAGAGACTCCGAAAGCTCGCGATCGTCACCGGCGTCACCGAAGGTTTCATCGGCAACAGCATCTTCTCCGCCTATCGGCGCGAGGCCGAGTTCCTGCTGGAGGACGGCGCCCTGCCGCACGAGATCGACGCGGCGCTGGAAGACTATGGGTTCCCGATGGGTCTCTTCGCCGTCTATGACATGGCGGGACTGGATATCGCCTGGGCGCGACGCAAGCGACAGGCAGTAACGCGTGATCCGTCGGAGCGTTATGTCGAGATTGCGGATCGGCTCTGCGAAGCCGGCCGGCTCGGCCAGAAGGCCGGACGAGGCTGGTATGCCTATCCCGAGGGGAAGCGGCAGGTGGATCCGGTCGTGACCGAGATCATCGCGCAGTGCCGCGCAAGCAAGGGAATTACACCGCGCAGCTTCACTGCCACAGAGATCGTCGACCGTCTGCTTGCCGCAATGGCCGCTGAGGGCAGGAAGCTGCTTGAGGACGGTATCGCCGCTCGCGAGAGCGACATCGACCTCGTGATGATCAACGGCTACGGCTTTCCGGCCCACAAGGGCGGGCCGATGTTCGCGGCAGCTCAAACGCCGAGATAA
- a CDS encoding acyl-CoA dehydrogenase family protein — protein MAAPTRLTGPTREHLDWPFFDDSHRTLAARLDAYTASAALSAIDHADTDRACRNLVRSLGEAGLLDAATGAGGTRAIDSREACLTRETLSWHDGLADFAFAMQGLGTGAVALSGTEELRRAVLPKAQSGEWIAAFALSEKDAGSDVAAMACAARRDGDHYVLDGEKTWISNGGIADVYTVFARTGEAPGTRGISTFVVYADDPGFSIAERIDVIAPHPLATIRFENCRIPADRLLGSPGEGFKIAMRTLDIFRASVAAAAIGFARRALDEALAHATDRPMFGARLSDLQLTQAAFGDMAAQIDAAALLTYRAAWRRDVQGLPTTKEAAMAKMVATENAQQVIDRALQMFGGRGVKSGEIVESLYREIRALRIYEGATEVQKLIIARELLKSAPPEKTHA, from the coding sequence ATGGCGGCACCGACCCGGCTAACCGGTCCGACCCGCGAGCATCTCGACTGGCCCTTCTTCGACGACAGCCACCGTACGCTGGCGGCACGGCTCGACGCCTATACTGCATCGGCTGCGCTTTCCGCCATCGACCATGCCGACACCGATCGCGCCTGCCGCAACCTCGTTCGCTCGCTCGGAGAGGCCGGGCTACTGGATGCGGCGACCGGCGCGGGTGGAACGCGCGCGATCGATTCCCGCGAAGCCTGCCTCACCCGCGAAACGCTTTCCTGGCATGACGGACTCGCCGATTTTGCCTTTGCGATGCAGGGGCTCGGCACCGGCGCGGTTGCGCTTTCCGGAACGGAGGAACTACGTCGCGCTGTGTTGCCGAAAGCGCAGAGCGGCGAATGGATCGCTGCCTTCGCGCTCTCCGAAAAGGACGCGGGCTCCGATGTCGCCGCCATGGCCTGCGCAGCGCGCCGCGATGGCGACCACTATGTTCTCGACGGCGAGAAGACCTGGATCTCCAATGGCGGCATTGCCGACGTCTACACCGTCTTCGCTCGTACGGGCGAAGCACCTGGAACGCGCGGCATCTCGACATTTGTCGTCTATGCCGATGATCCCGGCTTCTCGATCGCCGAACGAATTGACGTGATTGCGCCGCATCCGCTGGCGACCATCCGCTTCGAGAACTGCCGCATACCCGCTGATAGGCTGCTCGGCAGTCCCGGCGAGGGCTTCAAGATCGCCATGCGCACGCTCGACATCTTCCGCGCCTCCGTCGCTGCGGCCGCGATTGGCTTTGCCCGCCGGGCGCTGGACGAGGCGCTTGCCCATGCGACGGACCGTCCGATGTTCGGCGCCCGCCTTTCCGACCTTCAGCTGACCCAGGCTGCATTCGGCGACATGGCGGCACAGATCGATGCCGCGGCTCTCCTGACCTATCGTGCCGCCTGGCGCCGCGACGTTCAGGGCCTGCCGACCACCAAGGAAGCAGCCATGGCGAAGATGGTGGCGACGGAGAACGCCCAGCAGGTGATCGACCGCGCCCTGCAGATGTTCGGCGGACGGGGCGTGAAGAGCGGCGAGATCGTCGAGAGCCTTTATCGCGAAATCCGTGCGCTGCGGATCTACGAGGGCGCAACCGAAGTCCAGAAACTCATCATCGCGCGCGAACTCCTGAAGAGCGCGCCTCCGGAGAAGACGCATGCATGA
- a CDS encoding bifunctional salicylyl-CoA 5-hydroxylase/oxidoreductase: protein MRIVCIGGGPAGLYFALLMKKQNPAHEISVVERNRPYDTFGWGVVFSDATMEAMRAWDPESAAEIEDAFNHWDDIEVWFKGTRQRTSGHGFVGIGRKKLLNILQRRCEALGVELVFETEVASDLDYADADLIIASDGFNSKIRNRYQEVFEPDLVTRPNRYIWLGTNKLYDAFTFDFRKTDHGWFQAHIYKFDDKTSTFIVETTEDAYEKHGLGQMDQQGSIDFCQDLFSEVLDGAELMTNARHLRGSAWLNFNRLICGKWSHFNGHSHVVLMGDAAHTAHFAIGSGTKLAIDDAIELTNQFNRHGHAKEHIPAVLEDYEEIRRVDVARIQNAARNAMEWFEVVGRRYADTLPPEQFMYSMLTRSQRISHENLRLRDKAWLEGYERWFAGQAGVEPSADGRVPPPMFTPYTMRGVTLKNRIVMSPMAMYSAKDGVFDDFHLVHLGARALGGAALVFGEMTCVSPDARITPGCLGLWNDKQAEGWKRFVDFVHGNSTAKVGIQLGHAGRKGATKLAWEGIDQPLQTGDWPLISASALPYLQNSQVPKAMDRADMDRVKADFVRATELAVTTGADWLELHCAHGYLLSSFLSPLTNRRADEYGGSHENRARYPLEIFNAIRAVWPEDKPISVRLSCHDWFEGGNTPDDAAIFAQMFKDAGADMIDCSSGQVWKEEKPVYGRLFQTPFSDKIRNEVGIPTIAVGAISEADHANSVIAAGRADLCAVARPHLADPAWVLHEAARIGLTDIAWPKQYYSGKQQYETNLARAAATK from the coding sequence ATGCGCATCGTCTGCATCGGCGGCGGCCCGGCGGGGCTCTATTTCGCGCTCCTGATGAAGAAGCAGAACCCTGCGCACGAGATTTCGGTCGTCGAGCGCAATCGTCCCTATGACACGTTCGGCTGGGGTGTCGTGTTTTCCGATGCAACCATGGAGGCGATGCGCGCGTGGGATCCGGAGAGTGCGGCCGAGATCGAGGATGCCTTCAACCACTGGGACGACATCGAGGTCTGGTTCAAGGGTACCCGCCAGCGCACCTCCGGCCATGGCTTCGTTGGCATTGGCCGCAAGAAGCTCCTCAACATCCTGCAGCGCCGCTGCGAAGCGCTCGGCGTCGAACTGGTGTTCGAGACGGAGGTCGCGAGCGACCTCGACTATGCGGATGCGGATCTCATCATCGCCTCGGACGGCTTCAATTCGAAGATCCGCAACCGGTATCAGGAGGTTTTCGAACCCGACCTCGTGACACGGCCGAACCGCTATATCTGGCTCGGCACCAACAAGCTCTACGATGCCTTCACCTTCGATTTCCGCAAGACGGATCACGGCTGGTTCCAGGCGCACATCTACAAGTTCGACGACAAGACTTCGACCTTCATCGTCGAGACCACCGAGGATGCCTACGAAAAGCATGGTCTCGGCCAGATGGACCAGCAGGGGTCGATCGACTTCTGCCAGGATCTGTTTTCCGAGGTTCTGGACGGCGCCGAACTGATGACCAATGCCCGCCACCTGCGGGGTTCCGCGTGGTTGAACTTCAACCGCCTGATCTGCGGCAAGTGGAGCCACTTCAACGGCCACTCGCACGTCGTGCTGATGGGCGACGCCGCCCATACCGCCCACTTCGCCATAGGGTCGGGGACGAAGCTCGCCATCGATGATGCGATCGAGCTCACAAATCAGTTCAACCGGCACGGCCATGCGAAGGAGCATATCCCGGCGGTTCTGGAGGACTACGAGGAGATCCGCCGCGTCGACGTCGCCCGCATCCAGAACGCCGCGCGCAATGCAATGGAATGGTTCGAGGTCGTGGGCAGGCGCTATGCCGATACGCTGCCGCCCGAACAGTTCATGTATTCTATGCTGACCCGGTCGCAGCGCATCAGCCATGAGAACCTGCGGCTGCGCGACAAGGCCTGGCTCGAGGGCTACGAGCGCTGGTTCGCCGGTCAGGCAGGTGTCGAACCGTCAGCCGATGGCCGGGTGCCACCTCCGATGTTCACGCCTTATACGATGCGCGGGGTGACGCTGAAGAACCGCATCGTCATGTCGCCGATGGCGATGTATTCGGCCAAGGACGGCGTGTTCGACGATTTCCATCTCGTGCATCTGGGCGCCCGCGCGCTCGGCGGCGCAGCACTCGTCTTCGGCGAAATGACCTGCGTGTCGCCGGACGCCCGAATCACCCCCGGCTGCCTCGGCCTGTGGAACGACAAGCAGGCGGAGGGTTGGAAGCGATTTGTGGATTTCGTCCATGGCAACAGCACCGCGAAGGTGGGCATCCAGCTTGGCCATGCCGGGCGGAAGGGTGCCACGAAGCTGGCATGGGAAGGGATCGACCAGCCGCTTCAGACGGGCGACTGGCCGCTGATCTCCGCCTCCGCCCTGCCCTACCTGCAGAACAGCCAGGTTCCGAAAGCCATGGACCGTGCGGACATGGATCGGGTCAAGGCAGATTTCGTGCGCGCCACCGAGCTTGCCGTGACAACCGGCGCCGACTGGCTGGAGCTTCACTGCGCCCACGGCTACCTGCTCTCAAGCTTCCTGTCGCCGCTGACCAACCGTCGAGCCGACGAATATGGCGGCAGCCACGAGAACCGCGCCCGCTACCCGCTGGAGATCTTCAATGCCATTCGCGCCGTCTGGCCTGAGGATAAGCCAATCTCGGTGCGCCTCTCCTGCCACGACTGGTTCGAGGGCGGCAATACGCCAGACGACGCGGCAATCTTCGCGCAGATGTTCAAGGACGCCGGAGCCGACATGATCGACTGCTCGTCCGGCCAAGTCTGGAAGGAAGAAAAGCCGGTCTACGGCCGCCTTTTCCAGACGCCGTTCTCCGACAAGATCCGCAACGAGGTCGGCATTCCCACCATTGCCGTCGGCGCGATCTCGGAAGCGGACCACGCCAATTCGGTGATCGCCGCGGGCCGCGCCGATCTCTGCGCTGTCGCCCGTCCGCATCTCGCCGATCCGGCCTGGGTGCTGCACGAGGCAGCGCGCATCGGGCTCACCGACATCGCCTGGCCGAAGCAGTACTATTCCGGCAAACAGCAATACGAGACCAATCTGGCGCGTGCCGCAGCAACGAAGTGA
- a CDS encoding RidA family protein, producing MHDILQPEGWAKPIGYSNGVAARGRQVYVGGQIGWNGQCQFETDDFVEQVRQTLKNVVAVLAAGGAGPEHVTTMTWYFTDKAEYLANLKGIGQAYREIMGRNFPAMAAMQVTALIEDRAKIEIQAIAVVPE from the coding sequence ATGCATGACATTCTTCAGCCCGAGGGCTGGGCGAAACCGATCGGCTATTCCAACGGCGTGGCGGCACGCGGCCGGCAGGTCTATGTCGGCGGCCAGATCGGCTGGAACGGCCAGTGCCAGTTCGAGACGGACGATTTCGTCGAGCAGGTCCGCCAGACGCTGAAGAACGTCGTCGCCGTCCTCGCAGCCGGCGGCGCAGGCCCCGAACATGTGACGACGATGACCTGGTATTTCACGGATAAGGCCGAATACCTCGCCAACCTGAAGGGCATCGGTCAGGCCTATCGCGAAATCATGGGCAGGAACTTTCCGGCCATGGCCGCCATGCAGGTGACGGCCCTCATCGAGGACCGCGCCAAGATCGAGATCCAGGCCATCGCCGTCGTGCCGGAGTAA
- a CDS encoding tripartite tricarboxylate transporter permease, whose protein sequence is MTTFEFLLQGLLSAMEPMNLLYALIGVTLGTAVGVLPGIGPALTVALLLPVTYRLDPTGSLIMFAGIYYGGMYGGSTTSILLNTPGESASIVTALEGNKMAKAGRGGPALATSAIGSFVAGLVATLLLAFLAPYVVQIAIQFGPREYFALMVLAFVTVSSAFGDSALRGLTALFVGLAFSIVGIDQLTGQTRLSFGVPDLLDGIEVTTMAVAMFAIGETLFVAAQGMRGPETVEAVKGSVWMSAQDWARSWKPWLRGTVIGFPIGAMPAGGAEIGTFLSYATEKRLTKHPEEFGNGAIEGVAGPEAANNASAAGTLVPLLTLGLPTTATAAIMLAGFQQYGLQPGPLLFATNPQLVWGLIASLLIANAMLLVLNLPLIGLWVKLLTIPKPWLYAGILVFATLGTIGANPSVFELGMLLTFGLLGYVMRVFGYPIAPVVVGLILGPLAEQQLRRALAISQGDVTYLFTSPIAAVLLVVAALAFIVPLILRIRGRGAMLSQMAANED, encoded by the coding sequence ATGACCACATTCGAGTTTCTCTTGCAGGGGTTGCTTTCGGCCATGGAGCCGATGAACCTCCTTTACGCCCTGATCGGCGTGACGCTCGGCACGGCCGTCGGCGTTCTGCCTGGAATTGGCCCTGCGCTGACCGTCGCTCTGCTACTGCCGGTCACTTACCGGCTTGACCCGACCGGTTCCCTCATCATGTTTGCCGGCATCTACTACGGTGGCATGTACGGCGGCTCGACCACGTCCATCCTCCTCAATACACCCGGGGAAAGCGCGTCCATCGTCACTGCGCTGGAGGGCAACAAGATGGCCAAGGCGGGCCGTGGCGGACCTGCACTGGCGACCTCTGCCATAGGCTCCTTCGTTGCCGGTCTTGTCGCCACGCTGCTGCTGGCCTTCCTCGCACCCTACGTCGTCCAGATCGCCATCCAGTTCGGGCCGCGGGAATACTTCGCGCTGATGGTGCTCGCCTTCGTCACCGTTTCCTCAGCCTTCGGGGATTCCGCGCTTCGTGGCCTGACCGCGCTTTTCGTGGGTCTGGCCTTTTCGATCGTCGGCATCGACCAGTTGACCGGCCAGACCCGCCTTTCGTTTGGCGTTCCAGACTTGCTGGACGGCATCGAAGTGACCACGATGGCGGTCGCCATGTTCGCCATCGGCGAAACGCTCTTCGTCGCCGCGCAGGGGATGCGGGGGCCGGAGACGGTCGAGGCAGTTAAGGGCTCCGTTTGGATGAGCGCGCAGGACTGGGCCCGCTCCTGGAAGCCTTGGCTTCGCGGCACCGTGATCGGCTTCCCGATCGGCGCCATGCCCGCCGGCGGTGCGGAGATCGGCACCTTCCTCTCCTATGCGACGGAAAAACGACTGACGAAGCATCCGGAGGAATTCGGCAACGGCGCCATCGAAGGCGTCGCAGGACCTGAGGCAGCCAACAACGCATCGGCCGCCGGCACGCTCGTGCCGCTCCTGACGCTCGGCCTGCCGACCACCGCGACGGCGGCGATCATGCTTGCCGGCTTCCAGCAATATGGCCTGCAACCAGGCCCGTTGCTGTTCGCCACCAATCCGCAGCTCGTCTGGGGCCTGATCGCTTCGCTCCTCATTGCAAATGCCATGCTGCTCGTTCTCAACCTGCCGCTGATCGGCCTGTGGGTGAAGCTGCTGACCATCCCCAAGCCCTGGCTCTATGCCGGTATCCTGGTCTTCGCGACGCTCGGAACGATCGGGGCAAACCCTTCCGTGTTTGAACTCGGCATGCTCCTGACCTTCGGGCTGCTCGGCTATGTCATGCGGGTCTTCGGCTACCCGATTGCACCGGTCGTGGTCGGCCTTATCCTCGGGCCGCTGGCTGAACAGCAACTACGTCGCGCTCTGGCGATCAGCCAGGGCGACGTCACCTATCTCTTCACTTCGCCCATCGCAGCCGTGCTCTTGGTGGTGGCGGCGCTCGCCTTCATCGTTCCGCTGATCCTTCGGATCCGCGGCCGGGGTGCGATGCTGTCGCAGATGGCCGCGAACGAAGACTGA